The Candidatus Jordarchaeales archaeon genome includes a window with the following:
- the cas4 gene encoding CRISPR-associated protein Cas4, which translates to MSEDEENLIPVTWIKQYHFCPRIIYHIAVLGYKEKPTETMKEGKEHHTKEDKKAQRRTTLSGERKEPVTKHWSKLPATSKKLGIYGIIDEIAETQHGLTLIENKYTKAPRKPYPAHIYQAAAYAMLAEEKLGKPIKKIKINYLKDKKSIEIPLTEQIRKHVKWTINKIKEIIEKEKLPPIKQTTKCHNCGYKKICHP; encoded by the coding sequence ATGTCAGAAGACGAAGAAAACCTAATCCCAGTCACCTGGATAAAACAATACCACTTCTGCCCAAGAATAATCTACCACATAGCAGTCCTAGGCTACAAAGAAAAACCAACAGAAACAATGAAAGAAGGAAAAGAACACCACACAAAAGAAGACAAAAAAGCACAACGCAGAACCACACTCAGCGGAGAAAGAAAAGAACCAGTCACAAAACACTGGAGCAAACTCCCCGCAACATCAAAAAAACTAGGCATATACGGAATCATAGACGAAATAGCAGAAACACAACACGGACTAACCCTAATAGAAAACAAGTACACAAAAGCACCCAGAAAACCATACCCCGCACACATATACCAAGCAGCAGCATACGCCATGCTAGCAGAAGAAAAACTAGGAAAACCAATCAAAAAAATAAAAATAAACTACCTCAAAGACAAAAAATCAATCGAAATCCCCCTAACAGAACAAATAAGAAAACACGTAAAATGGACAATAAACAAAATAAAAGAAATAATCGAAAAAGAAAAACTACCACCAATAAAACAAACAACAAAATGCCACAACTGCGGCTACAAAAAAATATGCCACCCATAA
- the cas2 gene encoding CRISPR-associated endonuclease Cas2 produces MDTLVVYDISDDNTRLKVSETCKAFGLARIQRSTFLGKLTSSRRKELSAALRKIMKNTDGNIQIFTICRADMAQREIIGKPFEEYAKEELIV; encoded by the coding sequence TTGGACACACTAGTAGTCTACGACATAAGCGACGACAACACAAGGCTCAAAGTAAGCGAAACCTGCAAAGCCTTCGGGCTGGCAAGAATACAGAGAAGCACATTCCTCGGCAAACTCACAAGCTCAAGAAGAAAAGAACTATCCGCAGCCCTCAGAAAAATAATGAAAAACACGGACGGAAACATACAAATCTTCACAATATGCAGAGCAGACATGGCACAAAGAGAAATAATAGGAAAACCATTCGAAGAATACGCCAAAGAAGAACTCATCGTCTAA
- the cas1 gene encoding CRISPR-associated endonuclease Cas1, with protein sequence MKRLVINEPGTFLSARKGMVVVKKRGEKILEVSPSNIGQVVVLTRGASMSSAVVTLLARHNVDIVFYSGGYPEAKLSSFTGKGTVALRKAQYSAQGKPSGAYLAKRFSWAKVVNQKALLREAGKNRPRLSTTLIELSKEEAKIAEEILSLEGSCVDDVRSEIMKLEAEAAKIYWEGFKLILPEDAGFPGRRKRFEMPDDPINIMLNFCYSLLSMEVWLAVESAGLDAYAGFLHVDSPRRPALVMDAMEEFRQPVVDRAVLRLAWSMKNLHSTVENGRLKREARFAAVKAVSERLSEQVSFLGRRLPFHSHIFLQARRIADYLLSRTQDYKPFTMR encoded by the coding sequence TTGAAAAGACTCGTGATAAACGAGCCGGGAACATTCCTGTCAGCTAGGAAGGGAATGGTGGTTGTCAAGAAAAGGGGCGAGAAAATACTAGAAGTCTCCCCTTCAAACATAGGGCAAGTAGTAGTGTTGACGCGCGGCGCGTCAATGTCCTCAGCGGTCGTAACCCTCCTCGCAAGGCACAACGTGGACATCGTGTTTTACTCCGGCGGATACCCTGAAGCCAAGCTCTCAAGCTTCACGGGGAAAGGCACGGTCGCGCTGCGAAAAGCCCAGTACAGCGCCCAGGGCAAGCCGAGCGGAGCCTACCTGGCAAAAAGGTTCTCGTGGGCCAAGGTCGTCAACCAGAAAGCCCTCCTGAGGGAGGCGGGAAAAAACAGGCCACGCCTCTCAACGACACTAATCGAGCTCTCCAAGGAGGAGGCGAAAATAGCGGAGGAAATCCTAAGCCTGGAGGGAAGCTGCGTCGACGACGTCAGAAGCGAGATAATGAAGCTGGAGGCTGAAGCCGCCAAGATATACTGGGAGGGCTTCAAGCTCATACTGCCAGAGGATGCAGGGTTCCCGGGGAGGAGGAAGAGGTTCGAGATGCCCGACGACCCCATCAACATAATGCTCAACTTCTGCTACTCCCTGCTCTCCATGGAAGTGTGGCTCGCCGTCGAGTCAGCCGGCCTCGACGCCTACGCAGGGTTCCTACACGTAGACTCACCCAGAAGGCCGGCACTCGTAATGGACGCCATGGAAGAGTTCAGGCAGCCGGTCGTAGACAGAGCGGTGCTAAGACTCGCGTGGAGCATGAAAAACCTGCACTCAACAGTCGAAAACGGGAGACTTAAAAGAGAGGCGAGGTTCGCAGCAGTCAAAGCAGTATCCGAAAGACTGTCAGAGCAAGTGTCTTTCCTAGGCAGGCGCCTCCCCTTCCACAGCCACATATTCCTCCAGGCGAGGAGAATCGCAGACTACCTCCTCTCCAGAACCCAAGACTACAAGCCCTTCACAATGAGGTGA
- the cas4a gene encoding type I-A CRISPR-associated protein Cas4/Csa1, which translates to MLFLDKLELDRRLRLLRRELGFKGVSEELRGWSFDSPPVEPPSRSLLFSVSELAGRYCASMRDIYLKRVLGVKAPASAKTARGVVLHNVNREMLLTIKKLLFSGDVQCGFELIEAVAPLAAVLVEKALLYADHMFSEVSGEVKAKLKDEALAFCKFLAVQAAARLDQALSKHPNSDVDSLVSITVPPIAERKIDGSLIGLSRELSVDVYTPFNAVADLKTGEEREFHPYALAGYALALEAEEGVPVDYGFIVYVKFPGPVPSFKVKCFVIGDELRREFIEIRDEAHEVVSASRDPGKPLNCPSYCPYHPVCRGGSVEKTRDKRAGNIPVS; encoded by the coding sequence ATGCTTTTCCTCGACAAGCTCGAGCTAGACAGGCGCCTGAGACTCCTACGCCGCGAGCTCGGGTTCAAGGGGGTCAGCGAGGAGCTTAGAGGGTGGTCCTTCGACTCCCCACCCGTCGAACCCCCATCCAGATCACTCCTCTTCAGCGTAAGCGAGCTTGCAGGACGCTACTGCGCTTCAATGCGCGACATATACCTCAAAAGGGTTCTAGGAGTAAAAGCCCCTGCAAGCGCCAAAACCGCCAGAGGAGTGGTGCTCCACAACGTCAACCGAGAGATGCTGCTCACCATTAAAAAACTCCTGTTTTCAGGCGACGTCCAGTGCGGCTTCGAGCTCATAGAAGCCGTCGCCCCCCTAGCAGCCGTCCTAGTTGAGAAAGCACTGCTCTACGCGGATCACATGTTCTCAGAGGTTAGCGGAGAAGTTAAAGCAAAACTGAAGGACGAAGCCCTAGCCTTCTGCAAGTTCCTTGCAGTGCAGGCTGCGGCGAGATTGGACCAAGCCCTCTCGAAGCACCCAAACTCGGACGTCGACTCACTGGTGAGCATAACGGTGCCACCCATTGCAGAGAGAAAGATCGACGGAAGCCTCATAGGTCTAAGCAGGGAGCTCAGCGTGGACGTGTACACCCCTTTCAACGCCGTAGCAGACCTTAAAACCGGAGAGGAAAGGGAGTTCCACCCCTACGCGCTCGCAGGCTACGCCCTAGCACTAGAAGCCGAGGAGGGAGTCCCAGTCGACTACGGCTTCATCGTGTACGTGAAGTTCCCGGGCCCCGTCCCAAGCTTCAAGGTCAAGTGCTTCGTGATAGGAGACGAGCTGAGACGGGAGTTCATAGAAATAAGGGACGAAGCCCACGAAGTGGTCTCCGCCTCAAGGGACCCGGGAAAGCCACTCAACTGCCCAAGCTACTGCCCGTACCACCCAGTCTGCAGAGGGGGGAGCGTTGAAAAGACTCGTGATAAACGAGCCGGGAACATTCCTGTCAGCTAG
- the cas7a gene encoding type I-A CRISPR-associated protein Cas7/Csa2 has protein sequence MFVSLGMRFLANIEALNAVESVGNVTKHRRAPIVVLDEKTGKYTIRYVPSISGESLGHAYQSNVVEFATEVYNGNPPVCKWCSRGEFFKSMSLKFTHEEAKKVQEERKSTADLESVKHEFEKAVIRSCLVEDIGGFLLAEEDFPVKRTSVFFTGYVVPTLDSLEATVIDTQFHARHAPVMAGKKEEKEATGKKEEDEVAGEEKQKKQKKEVAAQMIYYVEVASAVYGMRIDIDLDAIGRTKLVLVEDAVDAEERKKRVLCALGGLALTALGRFGAKRSRFNPISEVKSILVTVSDVYSFSVTPPHTRDYIAFTLKRANAALGFIQEAGLKGEIKLLAYDGETGVRLEGVSYFDTPEDLFRALINYVKENYLKQG, from the coding sequence ATGTTCGTCTCTCTTGGGATGAGGTTTCTGGCTAACATTGAGGCTTTGAACGCCGTTGAGAGTGTTGGGAACGTTACGAAGCACAGGAGGGCTCCCATAGTTGTCTTAGACGAGAAGACTGGGAAATACACTATTAGGTATGTTCCGAGCATTAGTGGCGAGAGCCTGGGGCACGCATACCAGAGTAACGTGGTGGAGTTCGCCACGGAGGTCTACAATGGGAATCCGCCGGTCTGCAAGTGGTGTAGTAGGGGTGAGTTCTTCAAGTCTATGTCTCTGAAGTTTACGCACGAGGAGGCGAAGAAGGTTCAGGAGGAGCGCAAGTCTACAGCTGACCTTGAGTCTGTTAAGCACGAGTTTGAAAAGGCGGTCATAAGGTCGTGCCTGGTTGAGGACATTGGGGGCTTCCTCCTGGCTGAGGAGGATTTCCCGGTTAAGAGGACGTCTGTCTTCTTCACTGGGTACGTTGTTCCAACGCTTGATTCTCTCGAAGCCACGGTGATAGACACGCAGTTCCATGCTAGGCATGCGCCTGTAATGGCGGGGAAAAAGGAGGAAAAAGAAGCGACGGGGAAAAAGGAGGAAGATGAAGTGGCGGGAGAGGAGAAGCAGAAAAAGCAGAAGAAGGAGGTCGCGGCGCAGATGATCTACTACGTGGAGGTTGCGTCTGCTGTCTATGGTATGCGCATCGACATCGACTTGGACGCTATAGGTAGGACTAAGCTTGTGCTTGTCGAGGACGCTGTGGACGCTGAGGAAAGGAAGAAGAGGGTTTTGTGCGCTTTGGGGGGTCTGGCCCTCACGGCCCTCGGAAGGTTTGGCGCTAAGAGGAGCAGGTTTAACCCGATAAGTGAGGTTAAGAGCATCCTGGTGACGGTGTCCGACGTTTACTCGTTCTCGGTTACACCGCCTCACACAAGGGACTACATAGCTTTCACTCTCAAGAGGGCTAACGCCGCGTTGGGCTTTATACAGGAAGCTGGCCTGAAGGGTGAGATCAAGCTTTTGGCGTACGATGGGGAAACCGGGGTGAGACTGGAGGGTGTCAGCTACTTCGACACACCAGAGGACCTCTTCAGGGCGCTCATAAACTATGTGAAAGAGAATTACCTTAAGCAGGGGTAG
- the cas3 gene encoding CRISPR-associated helicase Cas3' gives MHRLSEVYSRLKEKGFFRGSRERVCIDSVLELLEKQVEGPSLTFIQLPPGYGKTAIPYSLCFWAISNDDTRVERAIQVLPLRSIVENVVGRFIGRDKYGETHGALSLGLTLEEAKSIAGGQCMFMHEASFMQKSFVATTLDTFSLTAAKLPPVELQKIAREYVGGMGSFGHYEIARGAILSSVVVFDEAHLFIEEREKESKATTLLISLIVSLLELHVPVVVLTATLPSRVREWLGEEVRKYLPNINIERFEYGVSGLRDNDFEGEISSVKLRTFKVKSDPDYISRIVEEASRSKRVLVVANTVSRARRIYDELSNHLDNLLLLHSKFTQKDREKKLSCLEKDEEWVCVSTQVVEAGVDVSADALFTDIAPFCSLVQRAGRCCRPSHVGSSGEGSIVICVSDEAVSEAEKVYHAELLGKTRLALEKVGEQFNWHSYESYIPLVNESHSVVPRKSASLLMEMKKFLLDPFVDSKDAFAFLLDLGSFTRDSPLVTGIVCDESEVKDGLLKEEGNYIPLELSDVREIAKMGGTKIVVREGKVREESIAESELSRPKNFYEKVLLGSVAAVRIPPGVYDSDRGLRI, from the coding sequence ATGCATCGTCTCAGCGAGGTGTACTCCCGGCTGAAGGAAAAGGGCTTCTTTAGAGGTTCGAGGGAAAGGGTCTGCATAGATTCTGTTCTCGAGCTCCTTGAGAAGCAAGTTGAGGGCCCGTCGCTCACGTTTATACAGTTGCCTCCCGGTTACGGTAAAACCGCTATACCGTACTCCTTGTGCTTCTGGGCTATTTCTAACGACGACACCCGTGTTGAACGGGCGATTCAAGTCCTCCCCCTTAGGTCGATAGTGGAGAATGTTGTAGGGAGGTTCATCGGCAGAGACAAGTATGGTGAGACTCATGGGGCATTGTCTCTCGGGCTTACTTTGGAGGAGGCGAAGAGTATAGCGGGCGGGCAGTGCATGTTCATGCATGAAGCGAGTTTCATGCAAAAGAGCTTTGTTGCAACGACACTGGACACGTTCAGCCTAACTGCCGCTAAGCTCCCTCCCGTCGAACTTCAGAAGATCGCCAGGGAGTATGTTGGTGGGATGGGAAGCTTCGGCCACTACGAGATCGCTAGGGGGGCCATCCTATCCTCGGTTGTCGTGTTCGACGAGGCGCATCTCTTCATAGAAGAGAGGGAGAAGGAGAGCAAGGCGACTACTCTGCTGATATCACTCATAGTGTCTCTTCTTGAGCTACATGTACCTGTCGTTGTGCTAACTGCAACGCTCCCCAGCAGGGTGAGGGAGTGGCTAGGGGAGGAGGTTAGGAAGTACCTGCCGAACATTAACATAGAGAGGTTCGAGTACGGTGTTAGCGGCCTCCGCGACAACGACTTCGAAGGCGAGATAAGCTCGGTTAAGTTGCGCACTTTCAAGGTTAAAAGCGACCCTGATTACATTTCACGCATAGTTGAGGAGGCTTCACGCTCGAAGCGCGTGCTGGTGGTTGCAAACACTGTGAGTAGGGCTAGGCGCATCTACGACGAGCTTAGCAATCATTTGGACAACTTGTTGTTGCTTCACTCGAAGTTCACACAGAAGGACAGGGAGAAGAAGCTGAGTTGCCTAGAGAAGGATGAAGAGTGGGTTTGTGTCTCGACACAGGTCGTTGAGGCAGGGGTTGACGTGTCGGCGGACGCCCTCTTCACGGACATAGCTCCGTTCTGCTCCCTTGTTCAGAGGGCTGGCCGGTGCTGTAGACCGTCGCACGTCGGCAGTAGTGGAGAGGGCTCCATCGTGATTTGTGTCAGTGACGAAGCAGTCTCGGAGGCTGAGAAGGTATACCATGCCGAGTTACTGGGGAAAACCAGGTTAGCCCTTGAAAAAGTGGGTGAGCAATTTAACTGGCACTCGTATGAGTCGTACATCCCACTTGTCAACGAATCCCACTCTGTGGTTCCCAGAAAGAGTGCATCGCTCCTTATGGAGATGAAGAAGTTCTTGCTTGACCCCTTCGTCGACTCAAAGGATGCCTTCGCCTTCCTGCTCGATTTAGGTAGCTTCACGCGTGACAGTCCACTTGTTACAGGAATAGTGTGCGATGAAAGCGAGGTCAAAGACGGTTTGCTGAAAGAGGAAGGAAACTACATTCCGTTGGAGCTGAGCGACGTGAGGGAGATCGCAAAGATGGGGGGTACAAAGATCGTCGTACGTGAGGGGAAAGTAAGGGAAGAGAGTATTGCGGAGAGTGAGCTTTCGCGCCCCAAAAACTTCTACGAAAAAGTGTTGCTCGGGTCAGTCGCCGCGGTGCGCATCCCGCCTGGAGTGTATGATAGTGATAGGGGGTTAAGGATTTGA
- a CDS encoding CRISPR-associated endonuclease Cas3'' — translation MSLLAFAGETLKDHLMGVAEMAVGFKKRALTLARLAGVELADALRAFSYSAVFHDVGKAYDWFQKRIHEEKSVPMHEYFSTVVAYRALSEKAFASQYTRGLCLSVLLAVALHHYSIRGAVLSENVEKNMKNFVGASSVKLAESERGELCEAINSALRRVSTVSGVNMLLRVEEAAIPSEITQSEVCEVVEWLSGEVTMDHSRKKHLYACTLAVLSVLQLADITVAGRNRAGKDNKWSERYISDLPTPEIISKVKKLLF, via the coding sequence TTGAGCCTCTTGGCTTTTGCGGGTGAAACGTTGAAGGATCACCTAATGGGCGTGGCCGAGATGGCGGTGGGTTTCAAGAAGAGGGCTCTCACTTTGGCCCGTCTTGCAGGAGTGGAGTTGGCTGACGCTCTGAGAGCTTTCTCGTACAGCGCCGTCTTCCACGATGTGGGTAAAGCTTACGACTGGTTTCAGAAAAGAATTCACGAGGAAAAGAGTGTCCCGATGCACGAGTACTTTTCAACCGTTGTAGCATACAGGGCTTTGAGCGAGAAAGCCTTCGCTTCTCAGTATACTAGGGGCCTGTGTCTCAGCGTCCTCCTCGCAGTGGCCTTACACCACTACTCTATAAGGGGGGCCGTGCTCTCCGAAAACGTGGAAAAAAACATGAAAAACTTTGTTGGAGCTTCATCGGTTAAACTCGCGGAGAGCGAGAGAGGCGAACTGTGCGAGGCGATAAACTCGGCACTTCGCAGGGTGAGTACAGTAAGCGGCGTAAACATGCTTTTGAGGGTGGAGGAGGCCGCAATCCCCAGCGAAATCACGCAGAGCGAAGTGTGTGAGGTTGTCGAGTGGCTTAGCGGTGAAGTCACTATGGATCACTCTCGAAAAAAGCACCTGTATGCCTGCACGCTTGCTGTGCTTAGCGTGCTTCAGCTGGCGGACATAACTGTGGCCGGGAGGAATAGGGCTGGAAAGGATAATAAGTGGAGTGAACGTTATATCTCAGACCTTCCGACTCCGGAAATCATTTCTAAGGTGAAAAAGTTATTGTTTTAG
- the csa3 gene encoding CRISPR-associated CARF protein Csa3, translated as MYVSCVVVERVVVAVAGRAIIVTLGFDEKFVIRAIMRNAPLKEDKVIVFVPSFKDERAERALSSLKEFCAKIGELRLEEQEVPVTDVEGAIAKVYRVLSRELMDGRKLCFNLSGGMRVLILEVLAAALAVLRSMPETKVEVELENLMGRVEFSLNHFMLSQPSTPEKDILSCIAELEEKGKVATLNTLTSTLKEPRTTLYRKLLDLADKGYVKVEKLGRSMFFTLTSIGRIFL; from the coding sequence GTGTACGTTTCATGTGTAGTGGTGGAAAGGGTTGTGGTTGCTGTGGCGGGAAGAGCTATAATTGTGACTTTGGGTTTCGACGAGAAATTCGTTATAAGGGCGATCATGCGTAACGCCCCGTTAAAGGAAGATAAGGTCATAGTTTTCGTTCCATCTTTCAAGGATGAAAGGGCTGAGAGAGCACTCAGCTCACTTAAAGAGTTCTGCGCTAAGATAGGAGAGTTGCGTCTCGAGGAACAGGAGGTTCCCGTCACCGATGTCGAAGGCGCTATAGCGAAGGTGTACCGTGTCCTCAGCCGCGAATTGATGGATGGGAGGAAGCTCTGCTTCAACTTGAGCGGCGGGATGAGAGTGTTGATACTTGAAGTGTTGGCGGCCGCCCTCGCAGTTCTAAGAAGCATGCCCGAAACGAAGGTCGAGGTTGAACTGGAAAACCTTATGGGGCGGGTCGAGTTTAGTTTAAACCACTTCATGCTTTCACAGCCAAGCACACCTGAAAAAGACATTTTGTCGTGCATAGCCGAGCTCGAGGAGAAGGGGAAGGTTGCGACGCTCAACACTCTTACTTCAACGCTCAAGGAGCCGCGAACCACACTTTACCGCAAGCTCCTAGACTTAGCCGATAAAGGTTACGTGAAAGTGGAGAAGCTTGGCAGGTCCATGTTTTTCACGCTCACCAGCATTGGGAGAATATTCCTGTGA
- the cas6 gene encoding CRISPR system precrRNA processing endoribonuclease RAMP protein Cas6 yields MKRIFSFTLTLSVESPVSFQSFSGFASSGLFYNIVASADAVFAEELHQSKKIAPWAATPITPTLNPRNVIYKKLEADSAFNVTFTVMDERLAEKFRDALFNPNLKLHLSTVEARLLNISIKTHSFSEIASKAEPLPSKFALEFITPTAFRRPVYECCPTCPLYKKHLDSNQKGEGKPCKHATPRGGQLVPLPLPSLMFKNLARIWSSFSDTPIDAWEAAKWSEDAILVAGFPKGLRTVRLYEHTTTNKWIVGFTGTVRFAIEREKYNKELAKTAHALLKMAELTNVGVRRTAGLGMVRYIPPEDTAEEDGTA; encoded by the coding sequence ATGAAGCGGATATTCTCCTTCACGCTCACTCTCTCCGTGGAAAGCCCGGTCTCTTTCCAGAGCTTCTCCGGCTTCGCGTCCTCCGGCCTCTTCTACAACATAGTTGCCTCGGCTGACGCCGTTTTCGCTGAGGAACTTCACCAATCGAAGAAAATCGCACCGTGGGCTGCGACGCCGATAACGCCAACGCTGAACCCGAGAAACGTCATATACAAGAAGCTAGAGGCTGACTCAGCTTTCAACGTGACTTTCACGGTGATGGATGAGAGGCTTGCCGAGAAGTTCAGGGACGCATTGTTCAACCCAAACCTGAAGCTGCATCTGTCAACGGTTGAAGCACGCCTCCTCAACATATCAATAAAAACGCACAGCTTTTCCGAAATAGCCTCTAAAGCTGAACCCCTGCCGAGCAAGTTCGCGCTGGAATTCATAACACCAACGGCTTTTAGACGACCGGTGTACGAGTGCTGCCCGACCTGCCCGCTCTATAAAAAACACTTGGACAGCAACCAAAAAGGGGAAGGAAAACCATGCAAGCACGCCACCCCTCGAGGGGGGCAACTGGTCCCTCTTCCCCTCCCATCGCTCATGTTTAAGAACCTCGCGAGAATCTGGTCGTCTTTCTCGGACACGCCGATAGACGCGTGGGAGGCAGCCAAGTGGTCTGAAGACGCTATACTGGTAGCGGGCTTCCCCAAGGGTTTAAGAACCGTTAGGCTTTACGAACACACGACGACGAACAAGTGGATAGTGGGCTTCACGGGAACAGTGAGGTTCGCCATCGAGAGAGAAAAGTACAATAAGGAGCTGGCGAAAACAGCTCACGCACTGCTAAAAATGGCTGAGCTCACAAACGTCGGAGTAAGAAGGACAGCCGGACTAGGGATGGTAAGGTACATCCCGCCAGAGGATACAGCAGAAGAAGACGGCACGGCCTAA
- a CDS encoding antitoxin VapB family protein — translation MVKYSTISVPEDVKRLLEKEKGDREWGEFLLSLYEDVKKLRAREAFRRLTESLTDEELEDILRSSREFRESFRFR, via the coding sequence ATGGTTAAGTATTCGACGATCTCGGTCCCGGAGGACGTTAAGAGGCTGCTGGAGAAAGAGAAGGGGGACAGGGAGTGGGGTGAGTTTCTTCTGAGTCTTTACGAGGATGTGAAGAAGCTTAGAGCTAGGGAGGCTTTTCGGAGGCTTACTGAGAGCCTTACGGACGAGGAGCTGGAGGACATCCTCCGCTCGAGCAGGGAGTTCAGGGAGAGCTTCAGGTTCAGGTGA
- a CDS encoding PIN domain-containing protein, with amino-acid sequence MRLIDTEALIELIRRGEHVPGAISIVTLIEVLRGVKAEKRVAVKEALEESFTVIGLDNRVVLAYCELYDRLRGEGELVPDADILIAATAITHDLGLKSRDKHFEKLRKHGLKLEQ; translated from the coding sequence ATGAGGCTAATAGATACTGAAGCTCTAATTGAGCTTATTCGCAGAGGGGAACATGTCCCCGGAGCCATATCCATAGTCACTTTGATCGAGGTGCTGAGGGGGGTTAAAGCAGAAAAGAGAGTCGCGGTCAAGGAAGCCCTCGAGGAGAGCTTCACGGTGATAGGGCTCGACAACAGGGTGGTCTTAGCCTACTGCGAGCTCTACGACAGGCTGAGAGGCGAGGGCGAACTAGTACCCGACGCAGACATCCTAATAGCCGCGACAGCCATCACCCACGACCTCGGACTAAAATCGAGAGACAAGCACTTCGAAAAACTGAGAAAGCACGGGCTAAAACTAGAACAATAA
- a CDS encoding (Fe-S)-binding protein — MKKEEILRRLQNRNCGMCGFSSCARFAEEAEKNPSLLERCMYLEEGYEVRDVTCAEYTGKDVIGEKYDFILMPLPNEKSCREYILPFNPLLIRELDIKRGDIVVGRPMGQGCPVQHVLEVVEVDKFCVITAWVVGPQYSRSRDFKEIGPYRLVAFEGLAKVVSQEPMFGHRQRFLPGYCMMNLTHTGLVNFVNKTKRGIHVRLEDIIIGV, encoded by the coding sequence ATGAAGAAAGAGGAGATCTTAAGGAGGCTGCAGAACAGAAATTGCGGGATGTGCGGCTTCAGCTCGTGCGCCCGGTTCGCGGAGGAGGCTGAGAAAAACCCCAGCCTACTCGAGAGGTGCATGTATCTGGAAGAGGGCTACGAGGTAAGGGATGTTACGTGCGCGGAGTATACTGGAAAAGACGTCATAGGCGAAAAGTATGACTTCATCTTGATGCCGCTTCCAAACGAGAAGTCCTGCAGAGAGTACATTTTGCCCTTCAACCCCCTCCTCATACGGGAGCTGGACATCAAGAGGGGTGACATCGTCGTCGGGAGACCAATGGGCCAAGGGTGCCCAGTTCAACACGTGCTGGAGGTGGTAGAAGTTGACAAGTTCTGCGTTATAACGGCATGGGTCGTCGGCCCCCAATACTCGCGAAGCAGGGATTTCAAAGAGATCGGACCCTACAGGCTTGTCGCCTTCGAGGGGTTAGCGAAGGTGGTGAGCCAAGAGCCGATGTTCGGCCACCGGCAGCGATTCCTACCAGGATACTGCATGATGAACCTCACGCACACAGGACTAGTGAACTTCGTAAACAAAACAAAAAGAGGAATACACGTCAGACTAGAAGACATAATAATCGGAGTTTAG
- a CDS encoding GTP-binding protein — EDEEFRKAFGIPTKKVYTGDLCPDHVNVLVLGDGLDWARSVGADIFLVESAGLCLRCAPYVEGGLGVVVLEATSGIQLPLKLGPLLSLADVAVMTKIDLVSQAEREVFRARINEVAPDVQVIEADALRGIGIDPLVRKIERYPELSGEPVLRGVPPLGVCTICVGKKEVGWRKHFGMLRTLESDLFYRGE, encoded by the coding sequence TGGAGGATGAGGAGTTCAGGAAGGCGTTTGGGATACCGACAAAGAAGGTGTACACTGGAGACTTGTGCCCCGACCATGTGAATGTGCTGGTTCTCGGCGACGGATTAGACTGGGCTAGGAGCGTGGGCGCCGACATATTCTTAGTTGAGTCCGCCGGGTTATGCTTGAGGTGTGCCCCCTACGTGGAAGGGGGGCTTGGAGTCGTCGTCCTGGAAGCTACGAGTGGCATCCAGCTTCCACTAAAACTGGGACCCTTGCTCTCGCTTGCGGACGTCGCAGTCATGACTAAGATAGACCTTGTTTCGCAGGCGGAGAGAGAGGTGTTTAGGGCTAGGATCAACGAGGTTGCTCCAGATGTACAAGTCATAGAGGCGGACGCCTTGCGCGGAATAGGAATTGACCCCCTTGTGAGGAAGATAGAGAGATACCCCGAGCTCTCAGGGGAGCCTGTGCTGAGAGGTGTGCCACCCCTCGGCGTTTGCACTATATGCGTTGGGAAGAAGGAAGTAGGATGGAGGAAGCATTTTGGGATGCTGAGAACGCTTGAAAGCGACCTGTTCTATCGGGGTGAATAA